The sequence GTTGCCCAACTAAAGTACATTAATGCAAGGTGGGTATTGCCTAACTTTTTATGCACctgttacaaaaatagatatatttatgtaaaagaaattaaaatagaaagtttTATCTGATTAAGTTTTCTATTCCAGTTTTCCTTACCTTTCCTATTGAATAATAGACTAGAGATTCTTTGGGTATAATATTCTTCAGCTCCTCAAATTCTCTTAGAGCTTCCATATGTCGACCAATAGAGAAGTTGATGCTTGCGCGATGGAATTTGCACAAAGTATTATCCGGATCGTTAATTAGCGCGgtgtttaaagtttttaatgcCTGGTCAGTTTTCTTCAGAGCGTGTTGCACGACACCTATGTGGCACATCAACGCAGAATTCTGCGGGTTTATTTGTAAGGCCCGTTTAAAGTGTAACTCCGCTAAACTATATTGCTCCTGTTTCGAAAATATCGTTCCTAGTCCGAACCTTCAACATaatatggaaaaattttacatataaactcAGAGAGtgaaaaagtataaaacgGAATTAAACTCTATAAGAATTTACCATGCATTATAATGTCTCGGGTCGAGTCTGATGGCGTTACGGAAAGCAGTAATTGCTTTATCCAGTTCCTCAGTCAAAACATATTCGTGTCCTAGTAACGTATAGGCATATGGAAAATTAGGATCCACCTAATAATtagatcatatattattttcaattaaaaaaaaaaacaattgtacatgtattttatcatatttaatataaaacgtcTAGTACCTGAATAGCTCTTTGGAAAAACTTAATCGCGGTTTCATGTTCCGTTTGCGCAGAGAAGAGGTTGCCCGTGGCGCACCACGCCGCCGCCGAATTACGGTCTTGGGAAACCAAATCTTGAGCAAGCGTAGACAACTGTACTTCTGCGTGCAGATGCCACAAAACAGTGCTATAAATCTCCATCAGCTCTGTCCTCTGTGGCTCTAACTGTCGCACTTCGGCGAAataactttgtacaaaaaataaaacaaaattttaaaaagatagaattaaaaaggaatacaaaatgtatcaaaaataaaagatctgTTTTAGTTGCACTTTTCACTCCATTTCCTTTCATTTCCTTGCTTCGAAGTttaaacatctatttaattataaatgaaagaaaatgtcgaaataaatatatttctttaacagtgacaattaatataaatttattacctaGCAGCTTTTTTATAATCCATCATTTCAAAATGCGCACGAGCCAACATAGAAAGTACCCAGCCTGTATTATAGTGCTGCATCGGCAGTatacttaatatttcaatCGCCTGCGCACATTTGAACTGACTTAAATGCTGATACGCCGTCCCCAATTCTCGCAACAAAGACATTAAGCCCTCTGAAATATTGCcagtaaaaacaatttaaattatcctaataaaaaagacagtgaatattaattaaatgtaactaACATACCTGCCGACTGTTTTTGTAACGTTATCCCagaatgaatattattattttgggCATTAAGCGCGTTTGCATTAGCCACAGCTTTCTCTGACGTAATCGTTTCACTCTTCTCCTTTTCATTTCTATTTCTCTCGTTTAACTCGTTGAAATTggctttatttaaatttgcctTGGCTAATCTCGCTTTTGTCTTCCGAGATGGGGACTTTGGAGTTGCAAATTTATTCCTATTAggtgatttattattttcctaaaatatacatgtgttatattaaattgggAACGATAGTAATTAGAAGAAcagaagtaaaaaattgtacctTTACGGAGTTGTGGCTGAATAGTCGCGAGGACCGTCTAACATTGGTGCCTTGAAACGTCGGTGATGGAGGTGAAGTCGGATTGGATGCTGTCACTGTCACAATATTGGCAGTATTACTCGTATTACCCGACTGGGAAAATACTGATTTGCCTTGTTGCAACGGTGTCTCTTTCCTCGACATTAATTGCTATAAAGACATGAACACAGAATGTCAAGCTGCCATACTATGCATATTATGAAGCGAAAGATTACAGCACTCACCCCTACATGAGCTCTTAGACTACTGACGCGTTTCGCCAAGCTCTTCTGATCGTTGGCCTCCGTGAGAGTCGTATGCGAGGGCGGA is a genomic window of Monomorium pharaonis isolate MP-MQ-018 chromosome 7, ASM1337386v2, whole genome shotgun sequence containing:
- the LOC105833928 gene encoding cell division cycle protein 27 homolog, yielding MIVQEPVQAAIWHCLNHYAYPDAIFLAERLCAEVDTEESLFLLATCYYRSGRIRQAYALLSQKAPSSAQCRFLLAKCCLDLEKYAEAEAAVIGGYYKQLKNLEEVTTQFGEQACFSLQIIAKIYYKMMRTTRGNEAHKLALKLNPFLWHSFEELCNVGEKVDPAKVFQLDKLDSFAMCHGTGSTLNYVTEPDLIVPASNANSTPMLNGTNLTPVTTAQTLINGGQVPQVRLCSTIEETPQNAPIHYSNCSSISPRTKLSRYRSMFSNSMSPLTPSFGILPLDNNTPEPTVPPSHTTLTEANDQKSLAKRVSSLRAHVGQLMSRKETPLQQGKSVFSQSGNTSNTANIVTVTASNPTSPPSPTFQGTNVRRSSRLFSHNSVKENNKSPNRNKFATPKSPSRKTKARLAKANLNKANFNELNERNRNEKEKSETITSEKAVANANALNAQNNNIHSGITLQKQSAEGLMSLLRELGTAYQHLSQFKCAQAIEILSILPMQHYNTGWVLSMLARAHFEMMDYKKAASYFAEVRQLEPQRTELMEIYSTVLWHLHAEVQLSTLAQDLVSQDRNSAAAWCATGNLFSAQTEHETAIKFFQRAIQVDPNFPYAYTLLGHEYVLTEELDKAITAFRNAIRLDPRHYNAWFGLGTIFSKQEQYSLAELHFKRALQINPQNSALMCHIGVVQHALKKTDQALKTLNTALINDPDNTLCKFHRASINFSIGRHMEALREFEELKNIIPKESLVYYSIGKVHKKLGNTHLALMYFSWATDLDPKGVNSQIKEAILSPGQGDDDSPQSPTQSDEQQAQSNSMEQDIETSREESAAPLAGNVSVEPHADDSDDSL